Proteins co-encoded in one Carassius gibelio isolate Cgi1373 ecotype wild population from Czech Republic chromosome A15, carGib1.2-hapl.c, whole genome shotgun sequence genomic window:
- the ppm1lb gene encoding LOW QUALITY PROTEIN: protein phosphatase, Mg2+/Mn2+ dependent, 1Lb (The sequence of the model RefSeq protein was modified relative to this genomic sequence to represent the inferred CDS: inserted 3 bases in 2 codons) encodes MSFSAVGGFISFNGSWXSQGVLAMSRSLCDYPLKNLNVLIPDPDVLTFDLDRLQPQFMILASNGLWDAFSNEEAVHFIKACLVEPHFGAKSIVLQVFLQXCPDNITVMVVKFRKRGSRPQPAKENQIPCVIS; translated from the exons atgagttTCTCTGCTGTAGGTGGTTTCATCAGTTTTAACGGCTCGT TGAGTCAGGGTGTTCTGGCCATGTCCCGGTCACTCTGTGACTACCCCCTGAAGAACCTGAACGTGCTGATCCCTGACCCCGACgtgctgacctttgacctggaCAGGCTACAGCCTCAGTTCATGATCCTGGCGTCAAATGGACTCTGGGATGCCTTCAGCAATGAGGAAGCCGTGCATTTCATTAAAGCGTGTCTGGTTGAACCGCACTTTGGTGCGAAGAGCATCGTGCTTCAGGTGTTTTTGCA CTGTCCAGACAACATCACTGTGATGGTGGTCAAGTTCAGGAAGAGAGGCTCCAGGCCCCAGCCAGCGAAGGAGAATCAGATCCCATGTGTGATATCATAA